A section of the Oreochromis aureus strain Israel breed Guangdong linkage group 22, ZZ_aureus, whole genome shotgun sequence genome encodes:
- the trappc3 gene encoding trafficking protein particle complex subunit 3, with translation MSRQANRATDSKKMNSELFTLTYGALVTQLCKDYENDEEVNKQLDKMGYNIGVRLIEDFLARSSIGRCQDFRETADVIAKVAFKMYLGITPSVTNWSPAGDEFSLILENNPLVDFVELPDNHSTLIYSNLLCGVLRGALEMVQMAVDVKFAQDTLRGDSVTEIRMKFIKRIEENLPAGDE, from the exons ATGTCCAGACAAGCCAACCGGGCAACAGACAGCAAGAAGATG aactCGGAGTTGTTCACACTGACTTATGGGGCCCTGGTCACTCAGCTTTGTAAAGACTATGAGAATGATGAGGAGGTCAATAAACAGCTGGATAAGAT GGGTTATAACATTGGTGTGCGTCTGATCGAAGACTTCCTGGCACGCTCAAGCATTGGCAGGTGTCAGGATTTCCGAGAAACAGCCGATGTCATTGCTAAG GTTGCTTTTAAAATGTACCTAGGAATCACCCCAAGCGTGACCAACTGGAGCCCTGCAGGAGATGAGTTTTCCCTTATTCTCGAGAATAATCCACTGGTAGACTTTGTGGAGTTGCCAGATAACCACAGCACACTCATCTACTCCAACCTTCTGTGCGGCGTCCTCAGAGGAGCCCTGGAGATG GTCCAGATGGCGGTGGATGTGAAATTTGCCCAGGACACTCTGAGAGGGGACAGTGTGACAGAAATCCGCATGAAGTTCATTAAGAGGATTGAAGAAAACCTGCCTGCGGGAGACGAGTGA
- the smap2 gene encoding stromal membrane-associated protein 2 isoform X3, whose amino-acid sequence MGNAKAKRLYEAFLPECFQRPETDQAAEIFIRDKYEKKKYIDKVIDIQMLRKEKSCDNIPKEPVVFEKMKLKKDVSPKTDSQSVTDLLGLDAPAPSPAVSNGRGCVPDSNESPVMSNAALAHSALDLFSSLAAPSPASSTKSTSVSSTMPQSRVTASVPENLSLFLGPAPKAEEGTVKKLSKDSILSLYASTPSVHASSMAAHAGLYMNQMGYPTHPYGPYHSLAQAGGMGGTMMTSQMAMMGQQQSGVMAVPQNSMIGIQQNCMIGQQNGLMGAQGVTAQPSSVVPSPYMTGMMGQQQTGMMVQQQNSIIGQQQSGMIGQQQQVGGLPALPQQQAYGVQQAQQLQWNISQMTQHMAGVNLYNTSGMMGYSGQQMGGSAAPSSAHMTAHVWK is encoded by the exons ATGGGAAATGCCAAGGCCAAACGGCTCTACGAGGCTTTTTTACCCGAGTGCTTCCAGCGTCCCGAGACAGACCAGGCTGCCGAGATCTTCATTAGGGACAAATACGAAAAGAAGAAATACATAGATAAAGTTATTGACATCCAGATGCTCAGG AAAGAAAAGAGTTGTGACAACATCCCAAAGGAGCCAGTTGTATTTGAGAAGATGAAATTG AAAAAAGACGTCAGCCCAAAGACAGATTCCCAGTCTGTCACAGACCTGCTCGGACTAG ATGCCCCAGCTCCAAGCCCTGCGGTGTCTAATGGTAGAGGATGTGTTCCAGACAGTAATGAGAGCCCAGTGATGTCTAACGCAGCCCTTGCACACTCTGCCCTGGATCTCTTCAGCTCCCTCGCAGCCCCCTCCCCTGCTTCCTCTACAAAAAGCACG TCTGTTTCCAGCACCATGCCTCAGAGCAGAGTGACTGCCTCAGTGCCTGAGAATCTGAGCTTGTTCTTAGGCCCAGCACCCAAAGCAGAGGAGGGCACAGTCAAGAAACTATCCAAGGACTCCATTCTTTCCCTGTACGCCTCCACTCCCTCGGTACATGCCAGCAGTATGGCCGCACATG CAGGCTTGTACATGAACCAAATGGGATATCCAACACACCCGTACGGTCCATACCATTCTTTAGCCCAGGCAGGGGGAATGGGAGGCACTATGATGACATCACAGATGGCCATGATGGGGCAGCAGCAGAGCGGGGTGATGGCGGTGCCACAAAACAGTATGATTGGAATTCAGCAGAACTGCATGATAGGGCAGCAGAATGGCTTAATGGGTGCTCAGGGTGTCACAGCTCAGCCTAGCAGCGTTGTGCCGTCGCCCTACATGACAGGAATGATGGGACAGCAGCAAACTGGAATGATGGTACAGCAGCAGAACAGCATTATAGGACAGCAACAAAGTGGGATGATaggacagcagcagcaagttGGGGGTTTGCCCGCATTACCCCAGCAGCAGGCTTACGGAGTCCAGCAAGCCCAGCAGCTACAGTGGAACATCAGccag ATGACTCAGCACATGGCCGGCGTGAATCTTTACAACACCAGCGGTATGATGGGATACAGCGGTCAACAAATGGGAGGTTCAGCAGCTCCAAGTTCGGCACACATGACAGCGCACGTGTGGAAATGA
- the smap2 gene encoding stromal membrane-associated protein 2 isoform X1, which produces MMTGKSVKDVDRYQAVLNSLLALEENKYCADCESKGPRWASWNLGIFICIRCAGIHRNLGVHISKVKSVNLDQWTQEQVQCVQEMGNAKAKRLYEAFLPECFQRPETDQAAEIFIRDKYEKKKYIDKVIDIQMLRKEKSCDNIPKEPVVFEKMKLKKDVSPKTDSQSVTDLLGLDAPAPSPAVSNGRGCVPDSNESPVMSNAALAHSALDLFSSLAAPSPASSTKSTSVSSTMPQSRVTASVPENLSLFLGPAPKAEEGTVKKLSKDSILSLYASTPSVHASSMAAHAGLYMNQMGYPTHPYGPYHSLAQAGGMGGTMMTSQMAMMGQQQSGVMAVPQNSMIGIQQNCMIGQQNGLMGAQGVTAQPSSVVPSPYMTGMMGQQQTGMMVQQQNSIIGQQQSGMIGQQQQVGGLPALPQQQAYGVQQAQQLQWNISQMTQHMAGVNLYNTSGMMGYSGQQMGGSAAPSSAHMTAHVWK; this is translated from the exons atgATGACGGGCAAATCTGTGAAAGACGTTGACAGATACCAGGCTGTCCTCAACTCTTTACTGGCGCTGGAGGAGAACAAATACTGCGCTGACTGTGAATCGAAAG GTCCACGATGGGCATCCTGGAATTTGGGCATCTTCATCTGTATCCGCTGTGCTGGTATCCATCGAAACCTTGGGGTTCACATCTCCAAGGTCAAGTCTGTCAACCTGGATCAGTGGACGCAGGAGCAAGTCCAG TGTGTTCAAGAGATGGGAAATGCCAAGGCCAAACGGCTCTACGAGGCTTTTTTACCCGAGTGCTTCCAGCGTCCCGAGACAGACCAGGCTGCCGAGATCTTCATTAGGGACAAATACGAAAAGAAGAAATACATAGATAAAGTTATTGACATCCAGATGCTCAGG AAAGAAAAGAGTTGTGACAACATCCCAAAGGAGCCAGTTGTATTTGAGAAGATGAAATTG AAAAAAGACGTCAGCCCAAAGACAGATTCCCAGTCTGTCACAGACCTGCTCGGACTAG ATGCCCCAGCTCCAAGCCCTGCGGTGTCTAATGGTAGAGGATGTGTTCCAGACAGTAATGAGAGCCCAGTGATGTCTAACGCAGCCCTTGCACACTCTGCCCTGGATCTCTTCAGCTCCCTCGCAGCCCCCTCCCCTGCTTCCTCTACAAAAAGCACG TCTGTTTCCAGCACCATGCCTCAGAGCAGAGTGACTGCCTCAGTGCCTGAGAATCTGAGCTTGTTCTTAGGCCCAGCACCCAAAGCAGAGGAGGGCACAGTCAAGAAACTATCCAAGGACTCCATTCTTTCCCTGTACGCCTCCACTCCCTCGGTACATGCCAGCAGTATGGCCGCACATG CAGGCTTGTACATGAACCAAATGGGATATCCAACACACCCGTACGGTCCATACCATTCTTTAGCCCAGGCAGGGGGAATGGGAGGCACTATGATGACATCACAGATGGCCATGATGGGGCAGCAGCAGAGCGGGGTGATGGCGGTGCCACAAAACAGTATGATTGGAATTCAGCAGAACTGCATGATAGGGCAGCAGAATGGCTTAATGGGTGCTCAGGGTGTCACAGCTCAGCCTAGCAGCGTTGTGCCGTCGCCCTACATGACAGGAATGATGGGACAGCAGCAAACTGGAATGATGGTACAGCAGCAGAACAGCATTATAGGACAGCAACAAAGTGGGATGATaggacagcagcagcaagttGGGGGTTTGCCCGCATTACCCCAGCAGCAGGCTTACGGAGTCCAGCAAGCCCAGCAGCTACAGTGGAACATCAGccag ATGACTCAGCACATGGCCGGCGTGAATCTTTACAACACCAGCGGTATGATGGGATACAGCGGTCAACAAATGGGAGGTTCAGCAGCTCCAAGTTCGGCACACATGACAGCGCACGTGTGGAAATGA
- the smap2 gene encoding stromal membrane-associated protein 2 isoform X2, which translates to MMTGKSVKDVDRYQAVLNSLLALEENKYCADCESKGPRWASWNLGIFICIRCAGIHRNLGVHISKVKSVNLDQWTQEQVQCVQEMGNAKAKRLYEAFLPECFQRPETDQAAEIFIRDKYEKKKYIDKVIDIQMLRKEKSCDNIPKEPVVFEKMKLKKDVSPKTDSQSVTDLLGLDAPAPSPAVSNGRGCVPDSNESPVMSNAALAHSALDLFSSLAAPSPASSTKSTSVSSTMPQSRVTASVPENLSLFLGPAPKAEEGTVKKLSKDSILSLYASTPSVHASSMAAHGLYMNQMGYPTHPYGPYHSLAQAGGMGGTMMTSQMAMMGQQQSGVMAVPQNSMIGIQQNCMIGQQNGLMGAQGVTAQPSSVVPSPYMTGMMGQQQTGMMVQQQNSIIGQQQSGMIGQQQQVGGLPALPQQQAYGVQQAQQLQWNISQMTQHMAGVNLYNTSGMMGYSGQQMGGSAAPSSAHMTAHVWK; encoded by the exons atgATGACGGGCAAATCTGTGAAAGACGTTGACAGATACCAGGCTGTCCTCAACTCTTTACTGGCGCTGGAGGAGAACAAATACTGCGCTGACTGTGAATCGAAAG GTCCACGATGGGCATCCTGGAATTTGGGCATCTTCATCTGTATCCGCTGTGCTGGTATCCATCGAAACCTTGGGGTTCACATCTCCAAGGTCAAGTCTGTCAACCTGGATCAGTGGACGCAGGAGCAAGTCCAG TGTGTTCAAGAGATGGGAAATGCCAAGGCCAAACGGCTCTACGAGGCTTTTTTACCCGAGTGCTTCCAGCGTCCCGAGACAGACCAGGCTGCCGAGATCTTCATTAGGGACAAATACGAAAAGAAGAAATACATAGATAAAGTTATTGACATCCAGATGCTCAGG AAAGAAAAGAGTTGTGACAACATCCCAAAGGAGCCAGTTGTATTTGAGAAGATGAAATTG AAAAAAGACGTCAGCCCAAAGACAGATTCCCAGTCTGTCACAGACCTGCTCGGACTAG ATGCCCCAGCTCCAAGCCCTGCGGTGTCTAATGGTAGAGGATGTGTTCCAGACAGTAATGAGAGCCCAGTGATGTCTAACGCAGCCCTTGCACACTCTGCCCTGGATCTCTTCAGCTCCCTCGCAGCCCCCTCCCCTGCTTCCTCTACAAAAAGCACG TCTGTTTCCAGCACCATGCCTCAGAGCAGAGTGACTGCCTCAGTGCCTGAGAATCTGAGCTTGTTCTTAGGCCCAGCACCCAAAGCAGAGGAGGGCACAGTCAAGAAACTATCCAAGGACTCCATTCTTTCCCTGTACGCCTCCACTCCCTCGGTACATGCCAGCAGTATGGCCGCACATG GCTTGTACATGAACCAAATGGGATATCCAACACACCCGTACGGTCCATACCATTCTTTAGCCCAGGCAGGGGGAATGGGAGGCACTATGATGACATCACAGATGGCCATGATGGGGCAGCAGCAGAGCGGGGTGATGGCGGTGCCACAAAACAGTATGATTGGAATTCAGCAGAACTGCATGATAGGGCAGCAGAATGGCTTAATGGGTGCTCAGGGTGTCACAGCTCAGCCTAGCAGCGTTGTGCCGTCGCCCTACATGACAGGAATGATGGGACAGCAGCAAACTGGAATGATGGTACAGCAGCAGAACAGCATTATAGGACAGCAACAAAGTGGGATGATaggacagcagcagcaagttGGGGGTTTGCCCGCATTACCCCAGCAGCAGGCTTACGGAGTCCAGCAAGCCCAGCAGCTACAGTGGAACATCAGccag ATGACTCAGCACATGGCCGGCGTGAATCTTTACAACACCAGCGGTATGATGGGATACAGCGGTCAACAAATGGGAGGTTCAGCAGCTCCAAGTTCGGCACACATGACAGCGCACGTGTGGAAATGA